The following coding sequences are from one Salvelinus sp. IW2-2015 unplaced genomic scaffold, ASM291031v2 Un_scaffold4154, whole genome shotgun sequence window:
- the LOC112076948 gene encoding LOW QUALITY PROTEIN: malate dehydrogenase, cytoplasmic-like (The sequence of the model RefSeq protein was modified relative to this genomic sequence to represent the inferred CDS: inserted 3 bases in 2 codons), whose protein sequence is MLQSAEPVRVLVTGAAGQIAYSLLFGIAKGDVFGKDQPITLILLDITPMLPVLDGVVMELQDCALPLLREVISTDKEEVAFKDLDAAILVGSMPRREGMERKDLLKANVAIFKSQGAALEKYAKKTVKVLVVGNPANTNCLIAAKSAPSIPKENFSCLTRLDHNRALSCLPPQVAMRCGVPATQVKNVIIWGNHSSTQYPDVHHCKVNMAGSDLACFAAVKDDDWLKGSFISTVQQRGXAVIAARKLSSAMSAAKAICDHMRDIWSGTPEGEFVSMGVYSSSNSYGVAEDLIYSFPVHIKDKQWKIVDGLAINDFSRGKMDATAAELVEXEDTAVTFLSA, encoded by the exons ATGTTGCAGTCTGCTGAACCTGTTCGTGTTCTGGTGACCGGCGCTGCTGGGCAGATTGCCTACTCCTTGTTGTTTGGCATCGCCAAGGGAGATGTGTTCGGCAAAGATCag CCAATCACCCTGATCTTGCTGGACATCACCCCCATGTTGCCAGTCCTGGATGGAGTRGTCATGGAGCTGCAGGACTGTGCCCTCCCACTCCTCAGAG AGGTCATCTCCACGGACAAGGAGGAGGTTGCCTTTAAGGACCTGGACGCTGCCATCCTGGTGGGCTCCATGCCCAGGAGAGAGGGTATGGAGAGGAAGGATCTGCTCAAGGCTAACGTGGCCATCTTCAAGAGCCAGGGGGCCGCGCTGGAGAAGTACGCCAAGAAAACTGTCAAG GTCCTGGTGGTAGGTAACCCAGCCAACACCAACTGTCTGATCGCAGCCAAGTCTGCCCCGTCCATCCCCAAAGAGAACTTCTCCTGCCTTACCCGTCTGGACCACAACCGGGCC ctctcttgcCTCCCTCCCCAGGTTGCGATGCGCTGCGGCGTGCCAGCCACCCAAGTGAAGAACGTGATCATCTGGGGCAACCACTCGTCCACCCAGTACCCAGACGTCCACCACTGCAAG GTCAACATGGCGGGCAGCGACCTGGCCTGCTTCGCCGCTGTTAAGGACGATGACTGGCTCAAAGGGTCCTTCATTTCT acAGTGCAGCAGAGGG GTGCGGTTATCGCGGCCAGGAAGCTGTCCAGTGCCATGTCTGCAGCCAAGGCTATCTGTGACCACATGAGGGACATCTGGTCAGGCACTCCTGAG GGAGAGTTTGTCTCCATGGGTGTCTACTCCAGCAGTAACTCCTATGGTGTCGCTGAAGACCTCATCTACTCATTCCCTGTTCACATCAAG GACAAGCAGTGGAAGATTGTGGATGGGTTGGCCATCAACGACTTCTCCCGAGGCAAGATGGACGCCACTGCAGCTGAGCTGGTGGA AGAGGATACCGCCGTCACCTTCCTCAGCGCTTGA